The Vallitalea okinawensis genome includes a window with the following:
- a CDS encoding AraC family transcriptional regulator encodes MHDIAKASRKLSQLDLKFKMDSFDIEMYWFRVMAIENDWKIGRHTHSTYEFHFVAEGESIVRTDQHEFTIKKNQFYITRPGEYHEQLNIDGKKYVEYSMNCAITLNNDTDIEQTIVNERLKKAVCKPFDDNNGILDLFEKVLICAYEEKIGFYSAIKHYILLILLSTVQVINEDMTISYKVPLKHKKGDYRFKQIKQYVEDNVHSPIITKDIATFMYLSDKQVSRIIKKETGISTKQYINKIKLKRAKELLKNSDQSIKEISEMLGFSSEYYFNQFFKREEGYPPGVFRINTVDV; translated from the coding sequence GTGCATGACATTGCAAAGGCATCACGAAAGTTATCTCAGCTTGATTTAAAATTCAAAATGGATTCTTTTGATATTGAAATGTATTGGTTTAGGGTAATGGCTATTGAAAATGATTGGAAAATAGGTAGACATACCCATTCTACTTATGAGTTTCATTTTGTAGCTGAAGGTGAATCTATAGTTAGAACAGATCAACATGAATTTACAATTAAAAAAAATCAATTCTATATAACAAGACCTGGTGAATATCATGAGCAACTCAATATTGATGGCAAAAAATATGTTGAGTACAGTATGAATTGTGCCATAACCCTTAATAATGACACAGATATTGAACAAACTATTGTGAATGAAAGACTTAAAAAAGCTGTCTGTAAACCCTTTGATGATAATAATGGTATACTTGATTTATTTGAAAAAGTACTTATTTGTGCTTATGAGGAGAAGATAGGTTTTTATAGTGCTATAAAGCATTATATTCTCTTGATTCTTTTATCAACAGTTCAAGTTATCAATGAAGATATGACCATTAGTTATAAAGTTCCTCTAAAACATAAAAAGGGTGATTATCGATTTAAACAGATTAAGCAGTATGTGGAAGATAATGTTCATAGTCCAATTATCACAAAGGATATAGCTACATTTATGTATCTAAGCGATAAACAAGTTAGCCGCATTATAAAAAAAGAAACGGGTATTTCTACGAAACAATATATTAATAAGATTAAATTAAAGAGAGCTAAAGAGTTACTCAAAAATTCAGATCAGTCCATTAAAGAAATATCCGAGATGTTAGGTTTTTCAAGTGAATATTATTTTAATCAATTTTTCAAGCGAGAAGAAGGATACCCACCAGGAGTATTCCGAATAAATACTGTAGATGTCTAA